The following proteins come from a genomic window of Alnus glutinosa chromosome 10, dhAlnGlut1.1, whole genome shotgun sequence:
- the LOC133879660 gene encoding UMP-CMP kinase 3-like isoform X2, giving the protein MIQNMIKEGKIVPSEVTIKLLQRAIEENGNDKFLIDGFPRNEENRAAFEDVTKIEPAFVLFFDCSEEEMERRLLSRNQGREDDNIETIRKRFKVFLESSLPVIEHYDSRGKVRKIDAAKPVEEVFESVKAFFTSKNEKAD; this is encoded by the exons ATGATTCAGAACATGATTAAAGAAGGAAAGATTGTTCCCTCAGAGGTAACCATTAAGCTTCTCCAACGAGCAATAGAGGAAAATGGTAATGACAAATTTCTTATCGATGGTTTTCCTCGTAATGAGGAAAATCGAGCGGCATTTGAGGACGTC ACAAAAATCGAGCCAGcttttgtcttgttttttgATTGTTCTGAAGAAGAGATGGAGAGGCGGCTTTTGAGTAGGAACCAG GGAAGGGAAGATGATAACATTGAAACAATTAGGAAGCGCTTTAAGGTTTTCTTGGAGTCTAGTCTCCCTGTTATTGAGCATTATGATTCGAGGGGAAAGGTTCGAAAG ATTGATGCTGCAAAGCCTGTTGAAGAGGTTTTTGAGTCGGTTAAAGCTTTTTTCACCTCTAAAAATGAGAAG GCTGACTGA
- the LOC133879660 gene encoding UMP-CMP kinase 3-like isoform X1: MGTAVEASNEKANGSIAEKKPTVVFVLGGPGSGKGTQCANIVQHFGYTHLSAGDLLRAEIKSGSENGTMIQNMIKEGKIVPSEVTIKLLQRAIEENGNDKFLIDGFPRNEENRAAFEDVTKIEPAFVLFFDCSEEEMERRLLSRNQGREDDNIETIRKRFKVFLESSLPVIEHYDSRGKVRKIDAAKPVEEVFESVKAFFTSKNEKAD, translated from the exons ATGGGAACTGCTGTTGAAGCTTCAAACGAG AAGGCTAATGGAAGCATAGCTGAGAAGAAGCCTACAGTTGTTTTTGTCTTAG GAGGCCCAGGCAGTGGAAAGGGTACCCAATGTGCGAATATTGTTCAACACTTTGGTTATACCCATCTCAGTGCTGGTGATCTTCTCCGAGCAGAAATCAAATCTGGTTCTGAAAATGG TACCATGATTCAGAACATGATTAAAGAAGGAAAGATTGTTCCCTCAGAGGTAACCATTAAGCTTCTCCAACGAGCAATAGAGGAAAATGGTAATGACAAATTTCTTATCGATGGTTTTCCTCGTAATGAGGAAAATCGAGCGGCATTTGAGGACGTC ACAAAAATCGAGCCAGcttttgtcttgttttttgATTGTTCTGAAGAAGAGATGGAGAGGCGGCTTTTGAGTAGGAACCAG GGAAGGGAAGATGATAACATTGAAACAATTAGGAAGCGCTTTAAGGTTTTCTTGGAGTCTAGTCTCCCTGTTATTGAGCATTATGATTCGAGGGGAAAGGTTCGAAAG ATTGATGCTGCAAAGCCTGTTGAAGAGGTTTTTGAGTCGGTTAAAGCTTTTTTCACCTCTAAAAATGAGAAG GCTGACTGA
- the LOC133880455 gene encoding uncharacterized protein LOC133880455, producing the protein MLAPRFSFFGAGDRQDDSSKTELRPTLKLQTDKEVYRPGDPVVVTVEISNPRASDDELACSLLLERLGFEIKGVEKLDSQWFATPKPLPGSKQRRGEHVFMDCAVPSMVSNQIVPSGVTKSYVVRTVLPNIIPPSYKGATIRYFYYVKTTFFGQWLVMENGHSHRESVKDRTELETRIPLQVWVAQKTSGLLTEDGQSDGIVPSTTIQLDIFWKEMDGDSDWVRANDIYDGIEEGYESSKDEISSVSSYNPMKEHVQRTFGSSLSLQSSAARSSTKDIPHLEGERTSLSSNVPLPRLSVAEVLYDSSADVLSTQKPAAVVSPSQQRKLMKPFSADDETGVSSLPGSEVAEPVASEGFVRGRSYNIRLDDQVLLRFSPKNSDSTYYFSDMIGGTLTFFHEEGARRCLEVSITLETSETVSRRFVHPSRRNSPTLTKVQSDHYEVVADLVQSSFLFSIPMDGPMSFSTPHVSVQWSLRFEFFTTPKNIDWTRYEHPLLIEGRDKSEWVLPITVHAPPGTSAAHTRNEKPFSLEPLWVHN; encoded by the exons ATGTTGGCGCCGAGGTTTTCCTTCTTCGGAGCCGGTGACCGTCAGGACGATTCCTCGAAGACTGAGCTCCGGCCGACTCTGAAGCTCCAGACGGACAAGGAAGTGTACAGGCCTGGCGATCCGGTCGTCGTCACCGTCGAGATCTCCAACCCCCGAGCCAGCGACGACGAGCTCGCCTGCTCGCTCCTGCTCGAGCGCCTTGGTTTCGAGATCAAAGGCGTCGAGAAGCTCGACTCGCAGTGGTTCGCCACTCCCAAGCCCTTGCCTGGATCCAAGCAAAGACGAG GTGAACACGTGTTTATGGACTGCGCGGTACCGTCGATGGTTTCTAATCAGATTGTTCCTTCTGGGGTCACTAAGTCAT ATGTGGTGCGAACTGTGCTGCCAAACATTATACCACCATCGTACAAGGGTGCTACCATACGCTACTTTTACTATGTTAAAACTACATTTTTTGGACAATGGCTGGTAATGGAAAATGGCCACTCTCATAGAGAGTCAGTAAAAGATCGTACTGAGCTG GAAACTCGTATCCCATTACAAGTATGGGTTGCTCAAAAAACCAGTGGGTTGCTAACGGAAGATGGTCAAAGTGATG GGATTGTTCCTTCTACAACCATCCAACTGGATATATTTTGGAAAGAGATGGATGGAGACTCTGATTGG GTTAGAGCTAATGACATATATGACGGCATTGAGGAAGGCTATGAAAGCTCGAAGGATGAGATCTCGTCTGTTTCTTCCTACAATCCCATGAAAGAACATGTACAGAGAACCTTTGGAAGTTCACTATCCTTGCAATCATCTGCAGCAAGGTCTTCAACTAAGGATATTCCACATCTTGAGGGAGAACGTACAAGCTTATCTTCAAATGTTCCACTTCCTCGGCTGTCAGTGGCTGAGGTCTTATATGATTCTAGTGCTG ATGTTTTATCAACGCAGAAGCCGGCTGCCGTTGTCTCTCCAAGCCAGCAGCGGAAGCTTATGAAGCCCTTTTCTGCAGATGATGAAACAGGAGTATCTTCTTTGCCAGGATCGGAAGTTGCTGAACCCGTAGCAT CAGAAGGCTTTGTTCGAGGAAGGTCTTACAATATCAGGCTGGACGATCAAGTTCTGCTTAGATTTTCTCCAAAAAACTCTGACTCAACTTATTACTTCAGCGATATG ATTGGTGGAACTCTTACTTTCTTTCATGAAGAAGGAGCCAGGAGATGCCTTGAG GTTTCAATAACATTGGAGACTTCAGAGACTGTAAGTCGGCGATTCGTCCATCCTTCTCGGAGGAATTCTCCTACACTTACAAAG GTTCAAAGTGATCATTATGAGGTTGTTGCGGATTTGGTCCAATCAAGCTTTCTTTTCTCCATTCCCATGGATGGACCCATGTCCTTTTCCACTCCCCATGTATCCGTGCAATGGTCGCTtcgttttgaattttttaccaCTCCAAAGAATATAGATTGGACCAG ATATGAGCACCCGCTCCTGATAGAGGGAAGAGACAAAAGTGAGTGGGTTCTCCCAATTACTGTGCATGCGCCTCCTGGGACATCTGCTGCTCATACCCGCAATGAGAAGCCTTTCTCTTTGGAACCCTTGTGGGTGCATAATTGA
- the LOC133879661 gene encoding uncharacterized protein LOC133879661, which yields MACMSSPPSSSSSLLLPTELLPSRSVKPTSFSWTCSFPKLGISSNSITHPPIPTLKKDSFIQAAAYTRRSRGEAAKRPNKKSWKQRTDMFMRPFLLNVFFSKRFIHAKVMHRGTSKVISVATTNSKDLRFSLPSLTDDNACRVVGKLIAERSKEADVFAMSYEPRKNERIEGKLGIVIDTIRENGIMFV from the exons ATGGCATGCATGTCAAGCCCTCCGTCATCCTCATCATCGTTGCTTCTTCCAACCGAGTTGCTTCCAAGTCGCTCAGTGAAACCCACTTCGTTTTCTTGGACATGTTCCTTTCCCAAGCTTGGCATCTCCTCCAATTCCATCACGCACCCACCTATCCCCACACTGAAAAAG GATTCTTTCATTCAAGCTGCTGCCTATACTCGGAGGTCTCGAGGTGAGGCTGCTAAAAGACCAAATAAGAAATCATGGAAACAAAGGACAGATATGTTCATGAGACCATTTTTACTaaatgttttcttttcaaagCGATTTATCCATGCCAAAGTTATGCACCGGGGTACCAGCAAAGTGATATCTGTTGCTACTACGAACTCCAAGGATCTGAGATTTTCGTTACCATCGCTGACCGATGACAATGCCTGCCGAGTTGTAGGGAAGCTGATTGCAGAGAGGTCAAAGGAAGCTGATGTATTTGCAATGTCTTATGAGCCCCGAAAGAATGAGAGAATTGAGGGTAAGCTGGGGATTGTTATTGATACCATTAGAGAGAATGGGATTATGTTTGTTTAA